In Fusobacterium hwasookii, a single window of DNA contains:
- the hemL gene encoding glutamate-1-semialdehyde 2,1-aminomutase — protein sequence MIFKNSIDLYKKAVELIPGGVNSPVRAFKSVNREAPIFVKKGQGAKIWDEDNNEYIDYICSWGPLILGHNHPKVIEEVKKIIENGSSYGLPTKYEVDLAELIVNIVPSIEKVRLTTSGTEATMSAVRLARAYTKRNKILKFEGCYHGHSDALLVKSGSGLLTDGYQDSNGITDGVLKDTLTLPFGDIEKVKEILKNKDIACIIVEPIPANMGLIETHKEFLQGLRKVTEETGTILIFDEVISGFRLALGGAQEFFGITPDLTTLGKIIGGGYPVGAFGGKKEIMDLVAPVGRVYHAGTLSGNPIASKAGFVTISYLKENPNIYKELEKNVNYLVDNIESLAEKYSVDICLNSMGSLFTIFFIDTDKVENLEDSLKSNTENFSIYFNTMLENGIVVPPSQFEAHFLSIAHTKKELDRTLEVIEMAFKKIGEKSGK from the coding sequence ATGATTTTTAAAAATTCTATTGATTTATACAAAAAAGCTGTTGAATTAATTCCAGGTGGAGTTAATAGTCCTGTAAGAGCATTTAAATCTGTAAATAGGGAAGCTCCTATTTTTGTAAAAAAAGGACAGGGAGCAAAAATTTGGGATGAAGATAATAATGAATATATTGATTATATCTGTTCATGGGGACCATTAATACTTGGACATAATCATCCAAAAGTTATAGAAGAAGTTAAAAAAATTATTGAAAATGGAAGCTCTTATGGTTTACCAACAAAATATGAAGTTGATTTAGCAGAATTGATTGTTAATATTGTTCCTTCAATTGAAAAAGTTAGACTTACTACCTCTGGAACAGAAGCGACTATGTCAGCAGTAAGACTTGCAAGAGCTTATACTAAAAGAAATAAAATTTTAAAATTTGAAGGTTGTTATCATGGACATTCAGATGCTTTACTTGTTAAATCAGGTTCTGGTTTATTGACAGATGGTTATCAAGACAGTAATGGAATAACAGATGGAGTTTTAAAAGACACTTTAACTTTACCTTTTGGAGATATTGAAAAAGTAAAAGAAATTTTAAAAAATAAAGATATTGCTTGTATTATAGTTGAACCTATTCCTGCTAATATGGGACTTATTGAAACTCACAAAGAATTTTTACAAGGGCTTAGAAAAGTTACTGAAGAAACAGGAACTATCTTAATTTTTGATGAAGTTATATCTGGTTTTAGATTAGCCCTTGGTGGTGCTCAAGAATTTTTTGGAATAACTCCAGATTTAACAACTCTTGGAAAGATAATTGGTGGTGGCTATCCTGTTGGAGCTTTTGGTGGAAAAAAAGAAATAATGGATTTAGTAGCCCCTGTTGGTAGAGTTTATCATGCTGGTACATTATCTGGAAATCCAATAGCTTCAAAAGCAGGCTTTGTAACTATAAGCTATTTAAAAGAAAATCCAAATATTTATAAAGAATTAGAGAAAAATGTTAATTATTTAGTTGATAATATTGAAAGTCTAGCTGAAAAATATTCAGTTGACATTTGTCTAAATTCTATGGGCTCTCTTTTTACAATTTTCTTTATTGATACTGATAAAGTTGAAAATCTTGAAGACTCTTTAAAATCTAACACTGAAAATTTTTCTATATATTTCAATACTATGCTAGAAAATGGTATTGTTGTTCCACCTTCACAATTTGAAGCACATTTTTTATCAATAGCTCACACTAAAAAAGAGCTTGATAGAACTCTTGAAGTTATTGAAATGGCATTTAAAAAGATAGGTGAAAAAAGTGGCAAATAA
- a CDS encoding glycosyltransferase family 2 protein codes for MTLTVAMITLNEEKNLERTLKSVQDFADEIVIVDSGSTDRTEEIAKKFGAKFVYQEWLGYGPQRNKAIELSTSDWILNIDADEEISPELANKIKGIKENSRYKVYKINFMSVCFNKKIRHGGWSNTYRIRLFRKNVGSYNENSVHEEFVTTHEIAKLHKYIYHHSYSDLADYFEKFNKYTTLGAIEYYKKGKKANLISIVLSPIYKFLRMYIIRLGFLDGLEGFLLATTSSLYTMVKYYKLREIYKNGSYIEGEGNNGN; via the coding sequence ATGACCTTAACTGTTGCAATGATAACACTAAATGAAGAAAAAAATTTGGAGAGAACCCTAAAATCTGTTCAAGATTTTGCAGATGAAATAGTGATTGTAGATAGTGGTTCAACTGATAGGACAGAGGAAATAGCTAAAAAATTTGGAGCAAAGTTTGTATATCAAGAATGGCTTGGTTATGGACCACAAAGAAATAAGGCTATTGAATTATCAACTTCTGATTGGATACTAAATATTGATGCAGATGAAGAAATTTCACCAGAACTTGCAAATAAAATAAAAGGAATTAAAGAAAATAGTCGTTATAAGGTTTATAAAATAAATTTTATGTCTGTGTGTTTTAATAAAAAAATAAGACATGGTGGTTGGAGTAATACATATAGAATAAGACTTTTTAGGAAGAATGTTGGAAGCTATAATGAAAATAGTGTACATGAAGAATTTGTAACAACTCATGAAATAGCAAAACTTCATAAATATATTTATCATCATAGTTATTCAGATTTAGCTGACTATTTTGAAAAATTTAATAAATATACAACACTGGGAGCTATTGAATATTATAAAAAAGGTAAAAAAGCTAACCTCATCTCAATAGTATTAAGTCCAATATATAAATTTTTAAGAATGTATATAATAAGACTCGGTTTTTTGGATGGACTTGAAGGCTTTTTGCTAGCTACAACAAGTTCACTATATACTATGGTTAAATACTATAAATTAAGAGAAATATACAAAAATGGTTCCTATATTGAAGGGGAAGGAAACAATGGAAATTAA
- the tsaD gene encoding tRNA (adenosine(37)-N6)-threonylcarbamoyltransferase complex transferase subunit TsaD produces MIILGIESSCDETSIAVIKDGKEILSNNISSQIEIHKEYGGVVPEIASRQHIKNIATVLEESLEEAKITLDDVDYIAVTYAPGLIGALLVGISFAKGLSYAKNIPIIPVHHIKGHMYANFLEHDVELPCISLVVSGGHTNIIYIDENHNFINIGETLDDAVGESCDKVARVLGLGYPGGPVIDKMYYKGDRDFLKITKPKVSRFDFSFSGIKTAIINFDNNMKMKNQEYKKEDLAASFLGTVVDILCDKTLDAAVEKNVKTIMLAGGVAANSLLRSQLTEKAAEKGIKVIYPSMKLCTDNAAMIAEAAYYKLKNAKNEKDCFAGLDLNGVASLMVSDEKVI; encoded by the coding sequence ATGATAATTTTAGGTATAGAAAGTTCATGTGATGAAACTTCTATTGCAGTTATAAAAGATGGGAAGGAAATTTTATCAAATAATATTTCTTCTCAAATTGAAATTCATAAAGAATATGGTGGTGTTGTTCCAGAAATTGCATCAAGACAACATATTAAAAATATAGCTACTGTGCTTGAAGAAAGTTTAGAAGAAGCTAAAATTACCTTAGATGATGTGGACTATATAGCAGTAACGTATGCACCAGGACTAATTGGAGCTTTACTTGTCGGAATTTCATTTGCAAAAGGTTTATCTTATGCGAAAAATATTCCTATTATTCCAGTTCATCATATTAAGGGACATATGTATGCAAATTTCTTGGAACATGATGTAGAATTACCTTGTATTTCTCTAGTTGTATCTGGTGGACACACTAATATTATATATATTGATGAAAATCATAATTTTATTAATATTGGAGAAACTTTAGATGATGCAGTGGGAGAAAGTTGTGATAAGGTTGCAAGAGTTCTAGGACTTGGATATCCAGGTGGACCTGTAATAGATAAGATGTATTATAAGGGAGATAGAGATTTCCTAAAAATTACTAAACCAAAAGTTTCAAGATTTGATTTTAGTTTTTCAGGAATAAAAACAGCTATTATAAATTTTGATAATAATATGAAAATGAAAAATCAAGAATATAAGAAAGAAGATTTAGCAGCTTCATTTTTAGGAACTGTTGTGGATATCTTATGTGATAAAACTTTGGATGCTGCAGTTGAAAAAAATGTAAAAACTATTATGCTTGCAGGCGGTGTTGCAGCTAATTCACTTTTAAGAAGCCAACTTACAGAAAAAGCAGCTGAAAAAGGAATTAAAGTTATATACCCAAGTATGAAACTATGTACTGATAATGCAGCTATGATAGCAGAAGCAGCATATTATAAGCTAAAAAATGCTAAAAATGAAAAAGATTGCTTTGCAGGTTTAGACTTAAATGGTGTTGCAAGTTTAATGGTTAGTGATGAAAAAGTTATATAA
- a CDS encoding lipopolysaccharide core heptose(II) kinase RfaY codes for MSKNKIPEKIIKVLKDDHRSYVYVFELEPYGDKKFVYKESREKNKRKWQRFLNFFRGSESKREYYQMEKINSLGLKTAKPVFYNKEYLMYEYIEGREPTVDDIDLIVKELKKIHSMGYLHGDSHINNFLISPEKEVYIIDSKFQKNKYGKFGEIFEMMYLEDSVGIEIDYDKKSFYYKGAVLLRKYLTFFSKLKNIIRGK; via the coding sequence ATGAGTAAAAATAAGATTCCAGAAAAAATTATTAAAGTTTTAAAAGATGACCATAGAAGTTATGTCTATGTCTTTGAATTAGAGCCATATGGTGATAAAAAATTTGTATATAAAGAATCAAGAGAAAAAAATAAAAGAAAATGGCAAAGATTTTTAAATTTTTTTAGGGGCTCTGAGAGTAAAAGAGAATATTATCAAATGGAAAAAATAAATTCTTTGGGACTTAAAACTGCAAAACCTGTTTTTTATAATAAAGAGTACTTAATGTATGAATATATTGAAGGAAGAGAACCAACAGTAGATGACATTGACTTAATAGTAAAAGAACTAAAGAAAATACATTCTATGGGATATTTACATGGAGATTCACATATTAATAATTTTTTGATATCTCCTGAAAAAGAAGTATATATAATAGATTCAAAATTTCAGAAAAATAAATATGGTAAATTTGGTGAAATCTTTGAAATGATGTATTTAGAAGATAGTGTAGGAATAGAAATTGACTATGATAAAAAAAGTTTTTATTATAAGGGTGCAGTACTACTTAGAAAATATTTAACTTTTTTTTCAAAATTAAAAAATATAATTAGAGGAAAATAA
- a CDS encoding glycosyltransferase family 9 protein — MEIKRILVSRTDKIGDLILSIPSFFMLKKMYPNAELVVIVRKYNVDIVKNLPYIDRIVIIDEYTKAELLEKIAYFKADVFIALYNDSYIASLARASKAKIRIGPISKLSSFFTYNKGVLQKRSLSVKNEGQYNLDLVAKLDRKRFTILYELNTKLILTDENKKVADAYFKENSIQGKCLVVNPFIGGSAKNITDEQYVSILKKVKEKMPDLNIIITSHMSDEERTEKLCKNIGKEKVFAFSNGASILNTASIIDRADVYLGASTGPTHIAGALAKNIVAIYPHKKTQSPTRWGVLGGSNVKYIIPDENNPNEDYKNPYFDNFTKEMEDEVVKAILEALK; from the coding sequence ATGGAAATTAAAAGAATTTTAGTTTCAAGAACAGATAAAATTGGAGATTTAATTCTATCAATACCAAGTTTTTTTATGTTAAAAAAAATGTATCCTAATGCAGAACTTGTAGTTATTGTTAGAAAATATAATGTAGATATAGTAAAAAATCTTCCATATATTGATAGAATTGTGATAATTGATGAATATACTAAGGCAGAACTTTTAGAAAAGATTGCATATTTTAAGGCAGATGTTTTTATAGCCTTATATAATGATTCATATATAGCTTCACTTGCTAGAGCAAGTAAAGCTAAAATAAGAATAGGACCTATTTCAAAACTAAGTTCATTTTTTACATATAATAAAGGTGTTCTACAAAAAAGGTCTTTATCTGTTAAAAATGAAGGACAATATAATTTAGACTTAGTTGCAAAACTTGATAGGAAAAGATTTACAATACTATATGAATTGAATACAAAATTAATACTTACAGATGAAAATAAAAAAGTGGCTGATGCATATTTTAAAGAAAATTCTATCCAAGGAAAATGCTTGGTTGTAAATCCTTTTATAGGAGGTTCAGCTAAAAATATAACTGATGAACAATATGTAAGTATATTAAAAAAAGTTAAAGAAAAAATGCCAGACTTAAATATTATTATTACAAGTCATATGTCAGATGAAGAAAGAACAGAAAAACTTTGTAAAAATATTGGAAAAGAAAAAGTTTTTGCATTTTCTAATGGAGCAAGTATTTTAAATACTGCTTCAATTATAGATAGGGCAGATGTATACCTAGGAGCTTCAACAGGTCCTACTCATATTGCAGGAGCATTAGCTAAAAATATTGTAGCTATCTATCCTCATAAAAAAACTCAAAGCCCTACTAGATGGGGAGTTTTAGGTGGCTCTAATGTGAAGTATATAATTCCTGATGAAAATAATCCAAATGAAGATTATAAAAATCCATACTTTGATAACTTTACTAAAGAAATGGAAGATGAAGTTGTTAAAGCAATATTAGAGGCACTAAAATGA
- a CDS encoding cupin domain-containing protein, whose protein sequence is MKKLLLLTLFVGICITGVASTKEKNPILMKQVFKKEELITLDKENVAGGKGTLKGKFAFTRDMATEDEAIKEIGWMTLNKGESVGVHPHKNNEDTYIIISGEGIFTDGSGKETVVKAGDVTIARPNQSHGLRNEKDEPLVFLDIIAQNHALKAEK, encoded by the coding sequence ATGAAAAAATTATTACTTTTAACATTATTTGTAGGAATTTGTATAACTGGAGTAGCAAGTACAAAAGAAAAAAATCCAATTCTTATGAAACAAGTATTTAAAAAGGAAGAATTAATAACATTAGACAAAGAAAATGTAGCAGGGGGAAAAGGAACTTTAAAGGGAAAATTTGCTTTTACTAGAGATATGGCTACTGAAGATGAAGCCATAAAAGAAATAGGTTGGATGACATTAAACAAAGGAGAATCTGTTGGAGTACACCCTCATAAGAATAATGAAGACACTTACATTATTATTTCTGGAGAAGGAATATTTACAGATGGCTCTGGAAAAGAAACAGTAGTTAAAGCTGGAGATGTAACTATTGCAAGACCAAATCAATCTCATGGACTTCGTAATGAAAAAGATGAACCACTTGTATTTTTAGATATTATTGCTCAAAACCATGCTTTAAAAGCAGAAAAATAA
- a CDS encoding regulatory protein RecX yields the protein MQLKKITIKGNKLILDNDKIIYLTKEMFSKFDLKDKTSLDEETFYSLIYFRIRLSAYTMLAKRDYFKKELKNKLVEKIGFSDIVEDVVEDFEEKGYLDDYEKAKSYAAQHSNYGTKKLSFILYQMGVDREIVSVVLEDEKDNQIEKIKQLWVKLGNKEHKKKVESILRKGFLYGDIKKAISSLEEEEE from the coding sequence ATGCAGTTGAAGAAAATAACGATTAAGGGAAATAAACTTATTCTTGATAATGATAAAATTATTTATTTAACCAAAGAAATGTTTTCTAAGTTTGATTTAAAAGATAAAACAAGTCTTGATGAAGAAACTTTCTATTCTTTAATTTATTTTAGAATTAGGTTATCAGCTTATACTATGTTAGCTAAAAGAGACTATTTTAAAAAAGAACTTAAAAATAAATTGGTAGAAAAAATTGGTTTTTCAGATATAGTTGAGGATGTTGTGGAAGATTTTGAAGAAAAAGGTTATTTAGATGACTATGAAAAAGCAAAATCTTATGCAGCACAACACTCTAACTATGGAACAAAGAAATTATCTTTTATCCTTTATCAAATGGGAGTTGATAGAGAAATAGTCTCTGTAGTTCTTGAAGATGAAAAAGACAATCAAATAGAAAAAATAAAACAGCTTTGGGTAAAATTAGGTAATAAGGAACACAAGAAGAAAGTTGAAAGCATATTAAGAAAAGGCTTCTTGTATGGAGATATAAAAAAAGCAATATCTTCTTTGGAGGAGGAAGAAGAATGA
- a CDS encoding polysaccharide deacetylase family protein, protein MVYILIIIVILFILLLVFNKRAVPVFLYHQVNPISSSVSPEIFEEHLKIIKKYNMETITISEYYNKNINKNSMLLTFDDGYYDNFKYVFPLLKKYNMKATIFLNTLYIMDKRENEPEIKDNNTVNLEAMKKYIENGKATINQYMSWEEIKEMYDSGLIDFQAHSHKHMAIFKDIKIEGITKRDRMEAPELYLYGELEDNFPVFAKRGEYSGKAKIIKREFFKTFKNFYEENIENKITDKNEILKKCQEFIDKNTEYFSDESEADYRKRIEEDYLENKKLIEKNLRNQVKFFCWPWGHRSKETIKILKELGVVGFISTKKGTNSMEPNWDMIRRIELRRYTPEKFKINLLIARNLILGKIYGWIS, encoded by the coding sequence ATGGTATATATTTTAATAATAATAGTCATATTATTTATATTGCTTCTTGTTTTTAATAAAAGAGCAGTACCAGTTTTTCTATATCATCAAGTGAATCCTATTTCTTCAAGTGTAAGCCCTGAAATATTTGAGGAACATTTAAAAATTATAAAAAAATATAATATGGAAACTATAACAATTTCAGAATATTACAATAAAAATATAAATAAAAATTCTATGCTTTTAACTTTTGATGATGGATATTATGATAATTTTAAATATGTGTTTCCATTATTAAAAAAATATAATATGAAAGCAACTATCTTTTTAAATACTTTGTACATTATGGATAAAAGAGAGAATGAACCTGAAATAAAGGATAATAATACTGTAAATTTAGAAGCTATGAAAAAGTATATTGAGAATGGTAAGGCAACTATTAATCAATATATGTCTTGGGAAGAAATAAAAGAAATGTATGACAGTGGTTTAATTGATTTTCAAGCACATTCTCATAAACATATGGCAATATTTAAAGATATTAAGATAGAAGGAATTACAAAAAGAGATAGAATGGAAGCACCTGAACTATACTTATATGGAGAACTTGAAGATAATTTTCCTGTCTTTGCTAAGAGAGGAGAATATTCAGGGAAGGCTAAAATAATAAAAAGAGAATTCTTTAAGACTTTTAAAAATTTTTATGAAGAAAATATTGAGAATAAAATTACAGATAAAAATGAAATTTTAAAGAAATGTCAAGAGTTTATTGATAAGAATACTGAATATTTTTCTGATGAAAGTGAAGCTGACTACAGAAAGAGAATAGAAGAAGACTATTTAGAAAATAAAAAATTAATAGAGAAAAATTTAAGAAATCAAGTAAAATTCTTCTGTTGGCCTTGGGGACACCGAAGTAAAGAAACAATTAAAATATTAAAAGAATTAGGAGTTGTTGGTTTTATTTCAACTAAAAAAGGAACTAACTCTATGGAACCAAATTGGGATATGATAAGAAGGATTGAGCTTAGAAGATATACTCCTGAAAAATTTAAGATTAATTTATTGATTGCTAGAAATTTAATTTTAGGTAAAATATATGGTTGGATATCGTAA
- a CDS encoding glycosyltransferase family 9 protein, translating into MNILIIHTAFIGDIVLSTALVSKVKEKYPNSDIYYLTTPLGKEILKNNPKIREVIVYDKRGKDKGFGAFISFVSKIRKLKIDVCLTPHRYLRSSVLSLLSGAKIRVGYDIANLSFVFNKKIKYDKTKHEVEKLLSFIDDNTKRYELEMYPSEKDKIKIDTLLKKLLDNKKIILIAPGSKWFTKKWPEEYFRTLIQNLVKRDDLLIVITGGKEEKEIELNLYSKVLDLRGEITLLELAELTKRATLVVSNDSAPIHVTSAFPNTRIIGIFGPTVKEFGFFPWSQNSKVFEIDNLYCRPCAIHGGNSCPEKHFRCMREITPDLIENEIYNYISSIDNKKVKGNE; encoded by the coding sequence ATGAATATTTTAATAATACATACAGCTTTTATAGGAGATATTGTTTTATCTACTGCTTTGGTATCAAAGGTAAAAGAAAAGTATCCTAATTCAGATATCTATTATTTAACAACACCTTTGGGGAAAGAAATATTAAAAAATAATCCTAAAATTAGAGAAGTTATTGTTTATGATAAAAGAGGAAAAGATAAAGGATTCGGAGCATTTATTTCTTTTGTAAGTAAAATTAGAAAATTAAAAATAGATGTTTGCCTAACACCTCATAGATATCTAAGAAGTAGTGTTTTATCTCTCTTAAGTGGAGCAAAAATAAGAGTAGGCTATGATATTGCAAATTTATCTTTTGTATTTAATAAAAAAATAAAATATGATAAAACAAAGCATGAAGTAGAAAAGTTACTTTCTTTTATAGATGATAATACTAAAAGATATGAGCTTGAAATGTATCCAAGTGAAAAGGATAAAATTAAGATTGACACTTTACTTAAAAAATTGTTAGATAATAAAAAAATAATACTTATAGCACCTGGAAGTAAATGGTTTACGAAAAAATGGCCAGAAGAATATTTTAGAACTTTAATTCAAAACTTAGTTAAAAGAGATGATTTATTAATAGTTATAACAGGTGGAAAAGAAGAAAAAGAAATAGAGTTAAATCTTTATTCAAAAGTTTTAGATTTGAGAGGAGAGATTACTTTATTGGAATTGGCAGAACTTACTAAAAGAGCAACATTAGTTGTTTCAAATGACTCTGCTCCTATTCATGTGACATCAGCCTTTCCAAATACAAGAATCATAGGGATTTTTGGACCAACAGTTAAAGAATTTGGTTTTTTCCCTTGGTCTCAAAATAGTAAAGTTTTTGAAATTGATAATCTATATTGCAGACCTTGTGCAATACATGGAGGAAATTCTTGTCCTGAAAAACATTTTAGATGTATGAGAGAAATTACTCCAGACTTAATAGAAAATGAAATTTACAATTACATTTCTAGTATTGACAATAAAAAGGTGAAAGGCAATGAGTAA
- a CDS encoding glycosyltransferase family 9 protein, whose amino-acid sequence MENQKRILVIRLSSIGDVILTTPVLKAFKEKYPESIIDFLVIDKFKDAISLSPYVDNLLLFNKEKNDGLSNLVKFAKELSKNEYDYVFDLHSKFRSKIITFVLSKFYGVKSYTYKKRAFWKSILVNMKLIKYEVDNTIVKNYFSAFKDFDLEYQGEKLNFSFEPELKEKFKEYKDYITFAVGASKETKKWTVEGFGKLAKKLYETYGKKVILVGGKEDCERCDKIEKISENSVINLAGKLSLKETGALLSQTRFLLTNDSGPFHIARGVGCKTFVIFGPTSPGMFDFGENDILVYNKIDCSPCSLHGDKVCPKKHFKCMKELSYEKVFKIIENKE is encoded by the coding sequence TTGGAAAATCAGAAAAGAATATTAGTTATAAGGTTAAGTTCAATAGGAGATGTGATACTTACAACTCCAGTATTAAAAGCATTTAAAGAAAAATATCCTGAAAGTATAATAGATTTTTTAGTGATAGATAAATTTAAAGATGCAATAAGCTTGTCACCTTATGTTGATAATCTTCTGCTCTTTAATAAAGAAAAAAATGATGGGCTATCAAATTTAGTAAAGTTTGCTAAGGAACTTTCAAAAAATGAATATGACTATGTATTTGATTTACATTCTAAATTTCGTTCAAAAATAATAACTTTTGTTTTAAGTAAATTTTATGGAGTAAAGAGCTATACATATAAAAAAAGAGCTTTTTGGAAATCTATACTAGTTAATATGAAACTTATAAAATATGAAGTTGATAATACAATAGTTAAAAATTATTTTTCAGCTTTTAAAGATTTTGATTTAGAATATCAGGGAGAAAAATTAAATTTTTCATTTGAACCTGAACTAAAAGAAAAATTTAAAGAGTATAAGGATTACATAACTTTTGCAGTAGGGGCTTCAAAAGAAACTAAAAAATGGACTGTTGAAGGCTTTGGAAAACTAGCTAAAAAACTATACGAAACTTATGGAAAAAAAGTAATTTTAGTGGGTGGTAAAGAAGATTGTGAAAGATGTGATAAAATAGAAAAAATAAGTGAAAATTCTGTTATAAATCTAGCAGGAAAATTAAGTTTAAAAGAAACAGGTGCTTTACTCTCACAAACAAGATTTTTACTCACAAATGATTCAGGTCCTTTTCATATAGCAAGAGGTGTTGGATGCAAAACATTTGTAATATTTGGACCTACAAGTCCTGGAATGTTTGATTTTGGAGAAAATGATATATTGGTCTATAATAAGATTGATTGTTCTCCTTGTAGTTTACATGGGGATAAAGTTTGCCCTAAGAAACATTTTAAATGTATGAAAGAATTAAGTTATGAAAAAGTTTTTAAAATAATAGAGAATAAGGAGTGA
- the recA gene encoding recombinase RecA — MAAKKDKSVPDSKITDREGKEKAVKDAMAAITKGFGSGLIMKLGEKSSMNVESIPTGSINLDIALGIGGVPKGRIIEIYGAESSGKTTLALHVIAEAQKQGGTVAFIDAEHALDPVYAKALGVDIDELLISQPDYGEQALEIADTLVRSGAIDLIVIDSVAALVPKAEIDGEMSDQQMGLQARLMSKGLRKLTGNLNKYKTTMIFINQIREKIGVTYGPTTTTTGGKALKFYASVRMEVKKMGTVKQGDDPIGSEVVVKVTKNKVAPPFKEAAFEILYGKGISKVGEIIDAAVAKDIIVKAGSWFSFRDQSIGQGKEKVRAELETNPELLAQVEADLKEAIAKGPTDKKKKKSKKEVASDDTDDENLEIDDDAVEENND, encoded by the coding sequence ATGGCAGCAAAGAAAGATAAAAGTGTACCAGATTCAAAAATAACAGATAGAGAAGGAAAAGAAAAAGCAGTCAAAGACGCTATGGCAGCAATTACAAAAGGCTTTGGTTCAGGACTTATTATGAAATTGGGAGAAAAAAGTTCTATGAATGTAGAATCTATCCCAACAGGAAGTATAAATTTAGATATAGCTTTGGGAATTGGCGGAGTACCTAAGGGAAGAATTATTGAAATATATGGAGCAGAAAGTTCAGGTAAGACAACTCTTGCATTACATGTTATAGCTGAAGCACAAAAACAAGGTGGAACAGTTGCATTTATTGATGCTGAACATGCACTTGATCCAGTTTATGCGAAAGCATTAGGTGTTGATATAGATGAACTGTTAATATCTCAACCAGACTATGGAGAACAAGCACTTGAAATTGCTGATACTCTTGTTAGATCAGGAGCTATTGATTTAATTGTAATTGACTCAGTTGCGGCTCTTGTTCCAAAAGCAGAAATAGATGGAGAAATGTCAGATCAACAAATGGGATTACAAGCAAGACTTATGTCAAAAGGTTTAAGAAAATTGACAGGAAATCTTAACAAATATAAGACTACAATGATTTTTATCAACCAAATCAGAGAAAAAATTGGTGTAACTTATGGACCTACAACTACAACTACTGGAGGAAAAGCACTTAAATTCTATGCATCAGTTAGAATGGAAGTTAAAAAGATGGGTACAGTAAAACAAGGTGATGATCCAATAGGAAGTGAAGTTGTTGTAAAAGTAACTAAAAATAAGGTAGCACCTCCATTTAAAGAAGCAGCATTTGAAATACTATATGGAAAAGGAATTTCAAAGGTTGGAGAAATTATAGATGCAGCTGTTGCAAAAGATATTATAGTTAAGGCTGGTTCTTGGTTTAGTTTTAGAGACCAAAGCATAGGGCAAGGAAAAGAAAAAGTAAGAGCAGAATTAGAAACAAATCCAGAATTATTAGCACAAGTTGAAGCAGATTTAAAAGAAGCTATTGCAAAAGGTCCTACTGATAAGAAAAAGAAAAAATCTAAAAAAGAAGTTGCTTCTGATGACACTGATGATGAAAATCTTGAAATAGATGATGATGCAGTTGAAGAAAATAACGATTAA